A genome region from Cinclus cinclus chromosome 29, bCinCin1.1, whole genome shotgun sequence includes the following:
- the LOC134054757 gene encoding cytosolic purine 5'-nucleotidase-like isoform X9 gives MASVLSLRGPGDAHSCLGQGRSPRQRPRAVARPSVGAAGGVVRQTIFVNRSLALEKIKCFGFDMDYTLAMYKSPDYEELAFSLLLEHLVAIGYPPEILAYKYDPTFPTRSVCGGCPRDGRGSECPPHPLTAVWCRGLVFDALYGNLLKVDSHGNLLVCAHGFRFLKGAEILHYYPNKFIQRDDMKRFHILNTLFNLTEAHLYACLVDFFTNCSRYVNCDTGYKHGNLFMSFRSMFQDVREAMDHVHLSVGAVGRGLVVGCLKEKTLENLEKYVVKDPRVPLLLSRMKEVGKVFLATNSDYTYTDAIMSYLFDFSNEDEADVPQRPWRSYFDLIVVDTRKPLFFAEGTVLRQVDTDTGKLRIGTYTGPLQHCTVYSGASSVGAPQGPLGALTVLLHPQKVTHEMDMCYGKMGSLFRCGSRQTLFANQLMRYADLYAASFINFLYYPFSYLFRAPPVLMAHESTVEHSRPDSGDTVTALPPWLAQHGDPGQQISQDSSGEEEDDGEA, from the exons ATGGCTTCTGTGCTGTCCCTTCGTGGGCCAGGGGATGCTCACTCCTGCCTGGGTCAAGGCCGATCCCCACGTCAGCGGCCCCGGGCTGTCGCAAGACCATCGgtgggggcagctgggggagTGGTCCGACAGAC GATCTTCGTCAACCGGAGCTTGGCGCTGGAGAAAATCAAGTGCTTTGGCTTTGACATGGACTACACCTTGGCCA TGTATAAGTCCCCTGACTACGAGGAGCTGGCCTTCAGTCTGTTGCTGGAGCACCTTGTTGCCATTGGATACCCTCCTGAGATCCTTGCCTACAAATATGACCCCACCTTCCCCACCCGGTCAGTTTGTGGAGGGTGTCCCAGAGATGGGAGGGGAAGTGAGTGCCCCCCGCATCCACTGACAGCTGTGTGGTGCAGGGGGCTGGTGTTTGATGCCCTGTATGGGAACCTGCTGAAGGTGGATTCCCATGGGAACCTGCTGGTCTGTGCCCATGGCTTCCGCTTCCTCAAGGG AGCTGAAATCCTCCACTACTACCCCAACAAGTTCATCCAGAGGGATGACATGAAGCGCTTCCACATCCTCAACACCCTCTTCAACCTCACAG AGGCCCACCTCTATGCCTGTCTTGTGGACTTTTTCACCAACTGCTCCAGATATGTTAA CTGTGACACTGGCTACAAGCATGGGAACCTCTTCATGTCCTTCCGCAGCATGTTCCAGGATGTGCGCGAGGCCATGGACCATGTCCACCTCTCCGTGGGTGCAGTGGGCAGGGGGCTGGTCGTG ggctgcctcAAGGAGAAGACACTAGAGAATCTGGAGAAATATGTGGTGAAGGAT CCCCgtgtgccactgctgctgaGCCGCATGAAGGAGGTGGGGAAGGTCTTCCTGGCCACCAACAGTGACTACACCTACACTGAT GCCATTATGTCCTACCTGTTTGACTTCAGCAATGAGGACGAG GCTGACGTCCCACAGCGCCCCTGGAGGTCCTATTTCGATCTGATTGTTGTGGACACCCGCAAGCCCCTCTTCTTTGCTGAGGGCACTGTCTTGCGCCAAGTGGACACG gacacagggaaacTGCGCATTGGGACATACACTGGCCCCCTCCAGCACTGCACTGTCTACTCTGGTG cttcctctgtgGGGGCCCCCCAGGGACCATTGGGGGCCCTGACTGTCCTGCTGCACCCACAGAAAGTCACACATGAGATGGATATGTGCTATGGAAAGATGGGCAGCCTCTTCCGCTGTGGCTCACGTCAGACACTCTTTGCCAACCAGCTGATGCGCTATGCAGACCTCTACGCCGCCTCCTTCATCAACTTCCTCTATTACCCCTTCAGCTACCTCTTCCGGGCACCCCCTGTCCTG ATGGCCCATGAGTCAACAGTGGAGCACTCTCGGCCAGACTCAGGGGACACGGTCACTGCCCTTCCGCCCTGGCTAGCCCAGCATGGTGACCCTGGCCAGCAG ATCTCCCAGGACTCGAgtggggaggaggaagatgatggAGAAGCCTGA
- the LOC134054757 gene encoding cytosolic purine 5'-nucleotidase-like isoform X5 — protein sequence MASVLSLRGPGDAHSCLGQGRSPRQRPRAVARPSVGAAGGVVRQTIFVNRSLALEKIKCFGFDMDYTLAMYKSPDYEELAFSLLLEHLVAIGYPPEILAYKYDPTFPTRGLVFDALYGNLLKVDSHGNLLVCAHGFRFLKGAEILHYYPNKFIQRDDMKRFHILNTLFNLTEAHLYACLVDFFTNCSRYVNCDTGYKHGNLFMSFRSMFQDVREAMDHVHLSGCLKEKTLENLEKYVVKDPRVPLLLSRMKEVGKVFLATNSDYTYTDAIMSYLFDFSNEDEADVPQRPWRSYFDLIVVDTRKPLFFAEGTVLRQVDTDTGKLRIGTYTGPLQHCTVYSGGSSDVVCDLLGVKGKDILYMGDHIFGDILKSKKRQGWRTFLVVPELARELQVWTEKSELFEELRSLDLFLAELYQHLDSGSSECPDISSIKRRIQKVTHEMDMCYGKMGSLFRCGSRQTLFANQLMRYADLYAASFINFLYYPFSYLFRAPPVLMAHESTVEHSRPDSGDTVTALPPWLAQHGDPGQQISQDSSGEEEDDGEA from the exons ATGGCTTCTGTGCTGTCCCTTCGTGGGCCAGGGGATGCTCACTCCTGCCTGGGTCAAGGCCGATCCCCACGTCAGCGGCCCCGGGCTGTCGCAAGACCATCGgtgggggcagctgggggagTGGTCCGACAGAC GATCTTCGTCAACCGGAGCTTGGCGCTGGAGAAAATCAAGTGCTTTGGCTTTGACATGGACTACACCTTGGCCA TGTATAAGTCCCCTGACTACGAGGAGCTGGCCTTCAGTCTGTTGCTGGAGCACCTTGTTGCCATTGGATACCCTCCTGAGATCCTTGCCTACAAATATGACCCCACCTTCCCCACCCG GGGGCTGGTGTTTGATGCCCTGTATGGGAACCTGCTGAAGGTGGATTCCCATGGGAACCTGCTGGTCTGTGCCCATGGCTTCCGCTTCCTCAAGGG AGCTGAAATCCTCCACTACTACCCCAACAAGTTCATCCAGAGGGATGACATGAAGCGCTTCCACATCCTCAACACCCTCTTCAACCTCACAG AGGCCCACCTCTATGCCTGTCTTGTGGACTTTTTCACCAACTGCTCCAGATATGTTAA CTGTGACACTGGCTACAAGCATGGGAACCTCTTCATGTCCTTCCGCAGCATGTTCCAGGATGTGCGCGAGGCCATGGACCATGTCCACCTCTCC ggctgcctcAAGGAGAAGACACTAGAGAATCTGGAGAAATATGTGGTGAAGGAT CCCCgtgtgccactgctgctgaGCCGCATGAAGGAGGTGGGGAAGGTCTTCCTGGCCACCAACAGTGACTACACCTACACTGAT GCCATTATGTCCTACCTGTTTGACTTCAGCAATGAGGACGAG GCTGACGTCCCACAGCGCCCCTGGAGGTCCTATTTCGATCTGATTGTTGTGGACACCCGCAAGCCCCTCTTCTTTGCTGAGGGCACTGTCTTGCGCCAAGTGGACACG gacacagggaaacTGCGCATTGGGACATACACTGGCCCCCTCCAGCACTGCACTGTCTACTCTGGTG GCTCCTCAGATGTGGTGTGTGACCTCCTGGGTGTGAAGGGCAAAGACATCCTCTACATGGGGGACCACATCTTTGGGGACATCCTCAAATCCAAGAAGAGGCAGGGCTGGCGCACCTTTCTGGTGGTGCCTGAGCTGGCTCGTGAGCTGCAGGTCTGGACAGAGAAGAGTG AGCTGTTTGAGGAGCTGCGGAGCCTGGATCTCTTCCTGGCTGAGCTATACCA GCACTTGGATAGTGGCAGTAGTGAGTGCCCAGACATCAGCTCCATCAAGCGTAGGATCCAG AAAGTCACACATGAGATGGATATGTGCTATGGAAAGATGGGCAGCCTCTTCCGCTGTGGCTCACGTCAGACACTCTTTGCCAACCAGCTGATGCGCTATGCAGACCTCTACGCCGCCTCCTTCATCAACTTCCTCTATTACCCCTTCAGCTACCTCTTCCGGGCACCCCCTGTCCTG ATGGCCCATGAGTCAACAGTGGAGCACTCTCGGCCAGACTCAGGGGACACGGTCACTGCCCTTCCGCCCTGGCTAGCCCAGCATGGTGACCCTGGCCAGCAG ATCTCCCAGGACTCGAgtggggaggaggaagatgatggAGAAGCCTGA
- the LOC134054757 gene encoding cytosolic purine 5'-nucleotidase-like isoform X10: MLTPAWVKADPHVSGPGLSQDHRWGQLGEWSDRRSSSTGAWRWRKSSALALTWTTPWPVRFGGALRAEILHYYPNKFIQRDDMKRFHILNTLFNLTEAHLYACLVDFFTNCSRYVNCDTGYKHGNLFMSFRSMFQDVREAMDHVHLSVGAVGRGLVVGCLKEKTLENLEKYVVKDPRVPLLLSRMKEVGKVFLATNSDYTYTDAIMSYLFDFSNEDEADVPQRPWRSYFDLIVVDTRKPLFFAEGTVLRQVDTDTGKLRIGTYTGPLQHCTVYSGGSSDVVCDLLGVKGKDILYMGDHIFGDILKSKKRQGWRTFLVVPELARELQVWTEKSELFEELRSLDLFLAELYQHLDSGSSECPDISSIKRRIQKVTHEMDMCYGKMGSLFRCGSRQTLFANQLMRYADLYAASFINFLYYPFSYLFRAPPVLMAHESTVEHSRPDSGDTVTALPPWLAQHGDPGQQISQDSSGEEEDDGEA, from the exons ATGCTCACTCCTGCCTGGGTCAAGGCCGATCCCCACGTCAGCGGCCCCGGGCTGTCGCAAGACCATCGgtgggggcagctgggggagTGGTCCGACAGAC GATCTTCGTCAACCGGAGCTTGGCGCTGGAGAAAATCAAGTGCTTTGGCTTTGACATGGACTACACCTTGGCCAGTGCGTTTTGGGGGAGCCCTAAG AGCTGAAATCCTCCACTACTACCCCAACAAGTTCATCCAGAGGGATGACATGAAGCGCTTCCACATCCTCAACACCCTCTTCAACCTCACAG AGGCCCACCTCTATGCCTGTCTTGTGGACTTTTTCACCAACTGCTCCAGATATGTTAA CTGTGACACTGGCTACAAGCATGGGAACCTCTTCATGTCCTTCCGCAGCATGTTCCAGGATGTGCGCGAGGCCATGGACCATGTCCACCTCTCCGTGGGTGCAGTGGGCAGGGGGCTGGTCGTG ggctgcctcAAGGAGAAGACACTAGAGAATCTGGAGAAATATGTGGTGAAGGAT CCCCgtgtgccactgctgctgaGCCGCATGAAGGAGGTGGGGAAGGTCTTCCTGGCCACCAACAGTGACTACACCTACACTGAT GCCATTATGTCCTACCTGTTTGACTTCAGCAATGAGGACGAG GCTGACGTCCCACAGCGCCCCTGGAGGTCCTATTTCGATCTGATTGTTGTGGACACCCGCAAGCCCCTCTTCTTTGCTGAGGGCACTGTCTTGCGCCAAGTGGACACG gacacagggaaacTGCGCATTGGGACATACACTGGCCCCCTCCAGCACTGCACTGTCTACTCTGGTG GCTCCTCAGATGTGGTGTGTGACCTCCTGGGTGTGAAGGGCAAAGACATCCTCTACATGGGGGACCACATCTTTGGGGACATCCTCAAATCCAAGAAGAGGCAGGGCTGGCGCACCTTTCTGGTGGTGCCTGAGCTGGCTCGTGAGCTGCAGGTCTGGACAGAGAAGAGTG AGCTGTTTGAGGAGCTGCGGAGCCTGGATCTCTTCCTGGCTGAGCTATACCA GCACTTGGATAGTGGCAGTAGTGAGTGCCCAGACATCAGCTCCATCAAGCGTAGGATCCAG AAAGTCACACATGAGATGGATATGTGCTATGGAAAGATGGGCAGCCTCTTCCGCTGTGGCTCACGTCAGACACTCTTTGCCAACCAGCTGATGCGCTATGCAGACCTCTACGCCGCCTCCTTCATCAACTTCCTCTATTACCCCTTCAGCTACCTCTTCCGGGCACCCCCTGTCCTG ATGGCCCATGAGTCAACAGTGGAGCACTCTCGGCCAGACTCAGGGGACACGGTCACTGCCCTTCCGCCCTGGCTAGCCCAGCATGGTGACCCTGGCCAGCAG ATCTCCCAGGACTCGAgtggggaggaggaagatgatggAGAAGCCTGA
- the LOC134054757 gene encoding cytosolic purine 5'-nucleotidase-like isoform X8: MGSEGQRGPAAARGPGQGDPRALRRDCQQRIFVNRSLALEKIKCFGFDMDYTLAMYKSPDYEELAFSLLLEHLVAIGYPPEILAYKYDPTFPTRGLVFDALYGNLLKVDSHGNLLVCAHGFRFLKGAEILHYYPNKFIQRDDMKRFHILNTLFNLTEAHLYACLVDFFTNCSRYVNCDTGYKHGNLFMSFRSMFQDVREAMDHVHLSGCLKEKTLENLEKYVVKDPRVPLLLSRMKEVGKVFLATNSDYTYTDAIMSYLFDFSNEDEADVPQRPWRSYFDLIVVDTRKPLFFAEGTVLRQVDTDTGKLRIGTYTGPLQHCTVYSGGSSDVVCDLLGVKGKDILYMGDHIFGDILKSKKRQGWRTFLVVPELARELQVWTEKSELFEELRSLDLFLAELYQHLDSGSSECPDISSIKRRIQKVTHEMDMCYGKMGSLFRCGSRQTLFANQLMRYADLYAASFINFLYYPFSYLFRAPPVLMAHESTVEHSRPDSGDTVTALPPWLAQHAPSALSQISQDSSGEEEDDGEA, encoded by the exons ATGGGCAGCGAGGGACAGCGGGGCCCGGCGGCGGCCCGGGGCCCGGGACAGGGCGACCCGCGGGCCCTGCGGAGGGACTGCCAGCAGCG GATCTTCGTCAACCGGAGCTTGGCGCTGGAGAAAATCAAGTGCTTTGGCTTTGACATGGACTACACCTTGGCCA TGTATAAGTCCCCTGACTACGAGGAGCTGGCCTTCAGTCTGTTGCTGGAGCACCTTGTTGCCATTGGATACCCTCCTGAGATCCTTGCCTACAAATATGACCCCACCTTCCCCACCCG GGGGCTGGTGTTTGATGCCCTGTATGGGAACCTGCTGAAGGTGGATTCCCATGGGAACCTGCTGGTCTGTGCCCATGGCTTCCGCTTCCTCAAGGG AGCTGAAATCCTCCACTACTACCCCAACAAGTTCATCCAGAGGGATGACATGAAGCGCTTCCACATCCTCAACACCCTCTTCAACCTCACAG AGGCCCACCTCTATGCCTGTCTTGTGGACTTTTTCACCAACTGCTCCAGATATGTTAA CTGTGACACTGGCTACAAGCATGGGAACCTCTTCATGTCCTTCCGCAGCATGTTCCAGGATGTGCGCGAGGCCATGGACCATGTCCACCTCTCC ggctgcctcAAGGAGAAGACACTAGAGAATCTGGAGAAATATGTGGTGAAGGAT CCCCgtgtgccactgctgctgaGCCGCATGAAGGAGGTGGGGAAGGTCTTCCTGGCCACCAACAGTGACTACACCTACACTGAT GCCATTATGTCCTACCTGTTTGACTTCAGCAATGAGGACGAG GCTGACGTCCCACAGCGCCCCTGGAGGTCCTATTTCGATCTGATTGTTGTGGACACCCGCAAGCCCCTCTTCTTTGCTGAGGGCACTGTCTTGCGCCAAGTGGACACG gacacagggaaacTGCGCATTGGGACATACACTGGCCCCCTCCAGCACTGCACTGTCTACTCTGGTG GCTCCTCAGATGTGGTGTGTGACCTCCTGGGTGTGAAGGGCAAAGACATCCTCTACATGGGGGACCACATCTTTGGGGACATCCTCAAATCCAAGAAGAGGCAGGGCTGGCGCACCTTTCTGGTGGTGCCTGAGCTGGCTCGTGAGCTGCAGGTCTGGACAGAGAAGAGTG AGCTGTTTGAGGAGCTGCGGAGCCTGGATCTCTTCCTGGCTGAGCTATACCA GCACTTGGATAGTGGCAGTAGTGAGTGCCCAGACATCAGCTCCATCAAGCGTAGGATCCAG AAAGTCACACATGAGATGGATATGTGCTATGGAAAGATGGGCAGCCTCTTCCGCTGTGGCTCACGTCAGACACTCTTTGCCAACCAGCTGATGCGCTATGCAGACCTCTACGCCGCCTCCTTCATCAACTTCCTCTATTACCCCTTCAGCTACCTCTTCCGGGCACCCCCTGTCCTG ATGGCCCATGAGTCAACAGTGGAGCACTCTCGGCCAGACTCAGGGGACACGGTCACTGCCCTTCCGCCCTGGCTAGCCCAGCATG CCCCTTCTGCACTGTCTCAGATCTCCCAGGACTCGAgtggggaggaggaagatgatggAGAAGCCTGA